A part of Carassius auratus strain Wakin unplaced genomic scaffold, ASM336829v1 scaf_tig00017721, whole genome shotgun sequence genomic DNA contains:
- the atosb gene encoding atos homolog protein B yields the protein MRHVHVELARKEPAVELPPEDGDLPLPSTRSESPESEVRRVVPRPFGEEEIRLQKVYQLSILSQRGGFGENQETPRPIRVGMKRSLEGTSVPVTHKRLFQQDEDEDDDESNGEVLCGSGVKPLFSNSFLEHRDSEIPRSPPLSPSHLLIPGRRPAQHNHDRPIPDAFAPLSPKSPPMVDPQGPHSTWGHCEGSPPTLSPRTEASTAGSVLAGSSEGARDEGHKSVDVKGMLCTTESSWAPVPFSTPAEAVEWRTTFESSPPPSETKTSSSSSSSNGLSSLEKTPLEANGLTLGSISCPVKKRLLSSSDTGESCSEDEGPSTSKRSRLAMLAPGLGLASCRSTDAKGAPFWNHLLPSAREHTKTATDCSRSGRRLKVGSRLKSRQLRSGRRTDTSRSCSSISSLSSISRSLLGNFEESILKGRFTPSGRIEGFTAEIGASGSYCPQHATLPVQVTYYDTSEHSAPSPFLGVILLEPLGKKGYSVPKAGTIQVTLFNPNKTVVKMFLVTYNFGDMPVNHMTFLRHRIFLVPVDEAEGKEGSLSDRKKILCYLIHLRFQSSKSGKIYLHNDIRLLFSRKSIEVDTGIPYELKSFTEVPRNPKYSPRV from the exons ATGCGTCACGTCCATGTAGAACTGGCTCGTAAAGAGCCAGCTGTTGAGCTTCCACCCGAGGACGGGGATCTACCTCTGCCTAGCACTCGGAGCGAGAGCCCTGAATCGGAAGTACGGCGAGTCGTTCCCAGACCTTTTGGAGAAGAAGAGATCAGGCTACAAAAGGTCTACCAGCTATCCATTCTCTCCCAAAGAGGTGGTTTTGGTGAAAATCAAGAGACTCCTCGGCCTATTCGAGTAGGTATGAAACGTAGCCTGGAGGGGACGTCGGTACCTGTCACTCACAAGCGTCTTTTCCaacaggatgaggatgaggatgatgatgagtcaAATGGGGAGGTGTTGTGTGGTTCTGGGGTTAAACCACTTTTTTCCAACTCGTTCCTTGAGCACAGAGACTCAGAAATCCCTAGGTCGCCTCCCCTTTCCCCTTCGCATCTACTGATTCCTGGTCGCCGCCCAGCCCAGCACAACCATGACAGACCCATCCCGGATGCCTTCGCCCCGCTGTCCCCAAAATCTCCCCCTATGGTGGACCCACAGGGCCCTCACTCCACCTGGGGCCACTGTGAAGGGAGTCCTCCTACTCTTTCTCCCAGAACCGAGGCCTCCACAGCAGGAAGTGTCCTGGCTGGCTCCAGCGAAGGAGCAAGGGACGAAGGCCATAAATCTGTTGACGTCAAGGGCATGTTGTGCACCACAGAGAGCAGTTGGGCACCTGTCCCATTTTCAACACCAGCTGAAGCTGTCGAATGGCGGACAACTTTTGAATCTTCTCCTCCACCATCAGAGACAAagacctcctcctcttcctcttcctctaacGGACTGAGCTCTCTTGAGAAAACACCATTGGAAGCAAATGGCCTGACATTAGGATCCATTTCCTGCCCAGTGAAGAAAAGACTTCTTTCCTCCAGTGATACAGGAGAGTCCTGCTCAGAAGATGAGGGTCCATCTACATCAAAACGAAGTCGATTGGCAATGCTAGCACCGGGTCTCGGATTAGCATCCTGTCGCAGCACTGATGCCAAGGGTGCACCCTTCTGGAACCATCTACTACCCTCAGCAAGGGAGCACACCAAG ACTGCTACAGACTGTTCACGATCAGGGAGAAGACTCAAAGTGGGGAGTAGACTCAAATC TCGACAGTTACGCAGTGGACGTCGAACAGACACCAGTCGCTCCTGTAGTTCAATTTCCTCTTTATCCTCCATTAGCAGATCTCTTCTTGGAAACTTTGAG GAGTCGATTCTGAAGGGTCGTTTTACTCCATCTGGGCGGATAGAGGGCTTCACAGCAGAGATTGGGGCTAGCGGCTCCTATTGCCCGCAGCATGCCACCTTACCTGTGCAAGTGACGTATTATGACACCTCCGAGCACAGCGCCCCTTCTCCCTTCCTG GGGGTGATCTTGCTAGAACCTCTTGGGAAAAAAGGATACAGTGTACCCAAAGCAGGGACCATTCAAGTG acCTTATTTAACCCTAATAAGACTGTGGTTAAAATGTTTTTGGTGACGTATAATTTTGGGGACATGCCCGTTAATCACATGACCTTCTTGCGCCATCGTATCTTCCTGGTGCCTGTTGATGAGGCGGAGGGGAAGGAGGGCTCCTTGTCTGACAGGAAGAAGATTCTCTGCTACTTGATACACCTCAG ATTCCAGAGTTCCAAATCTGGAAAAATCTACTTGCACAATGATATCCGGCTGCTATTCTCCCGCAAGTCCATCGAGGTGGACACTGGGATTCCTTACGAGCTGAAATCTTTCACCGAGGTGCCAAGAAACCCCAAATACTCCCCCAGAGTGTGA
- the LOC113075824 gene encoding ran-specific GTPase-activating protein-like isoform X2, with amino-acid sequence MADPKEAQEDHDASTENVEDSNHDPHFEPIVSLPEQDVKTLEEDEEELFKMRAKLYRFASENDPPEWKERGTGDVKLLRHREKGSIRLLMRRDRTLKICANHHIMPLMELKPNAGSDRAWVWNTHADFADEQPKPELLAIRFLNAENAQKFKMKFDECKEEVRKSLEGSMNSPNKVAEKLEELSVHDDKTKSSEEKKEEVKKEKTGEERRNEPRNVASYGSSTCHFPLFYNRL; translated from the exons ATGGCGGACCCAAAG GAGGCACAAGAGGATCATGATGCATCCACAGAAAATGTAGAGGACTCCAACCATGACCCTCATTTCGAACCCATCGTCTCGCTACCTGAGCAGGATGTCAAGACCctagaggaggatgaggaagaacTATTCAAGAT GAGGGCAAAGTTGTATCGTTTTGCCAGTGAGAATGATCCCCCTGAGTGGAAGGAACGTGGGACTGGTGATGTCAAACTCCTGCGACACAGAGAGAAGGGTTCCATCCGCCTTCTCATGAGAAGAGACCGCACCCTCAAAATCTGTGCCAACCATCACA TTATGCCGTTGATGGAGCTGAAGCCCAATGCAGGCAGCGACAGGGCCTGGGTGTGGAATACACATGCTGACTTTGCAGATGAACAACCCAAACCAGAGCTGCTGGCTATTCGATTCCTCAATGCAGAGA ATGCACAGAAGTTTAAGATGAAGTTTGATGAATGCAAAGAAGAGGTCAGAAAATCTCTAGAAG GTAGCATGAACAGCCCTAATAAAGTGGCAGAGAAGCTGGAGGAGCTGTCTGTGCATGATGACAAGACAAAGAGTTCAGAGGAGAAGAAAGAAGAGGTGAAGAAAGAGAAGACTGGTGAGGAG AGAAGAAATGAGCCCAGGAACGTCGCTTCATACGGATCCTCCACTTGCCATTTTCCCCTTTTCTACAACAGactctga
- the LOC113075824 gene encoding ran-specific GTPase-activating protein-like isoform X1, translated as MADPKEAQEDHDASTENVEDSNHDPHFEPIVSLPEQDVKTLEEDEEELFKMRAKLYRFASENDPPEWKERGTGDVKLLRHREKGSIRLLMRRDRTLKICANHHIMPLMELKPNAGSDRAWVWNTHADFADEQPKPELLAIRFLNAENAQKFKMKFDECKEEVRKSLEGSMNSPNKVAEKLEELSVHDDKTKSSEEKKEEVKKEKTGEEVKKEEKAGEEEKK; from the exons ATGGCGGACCCAAAG GAGGCACAAGAGGATCATGATGCATCCACAGAAAATGTAGAGGACTCCAACCATGACCCTCATTTCGAACCCATCGTCTCGCTACCTGAGCAGGATGTCAAGACCctagaggaggatgaggaagaacTATTCAAGAT GAGGGCAAAGTTGTATCGTTTTGCCAGTGAGAATGATCCCCCTGAGTGGAAGGAACGTGGGACTGGTGATGTCAAACTCCTGCGACACAGAGAGAAGGGTTCCATCCGCCTTCTCATGAGAAGAGACCGCACCCTCAAAATCTGTGCCAACCATCACA TTATGCCGTTGATGGAGCTGAAGCCCAATGCAGGCAGCGACAGGGCCTGGGTGTGGAATACACATGCTGACTTTGCAGATGAACAACCCAAACCAGAGCTGCTGGCTATTCGATTCCTCAATGCAGAGA ATGCACAGAAGTTTAAGATGAAGTTTGATGAATGCAAAGAAGAGGTCAGAAAATCTCTAGAAG GTAGCATGAACAGCCCTAATAAAGTGGCAGAGAAGCTGGAGGAGCTGTCTGTGCATGATGACAAGACAAAGAGTTCAGAGGAGAAGAAAGAAGAGGTGAAGAAAGAGAAGACTGGTGAGGAGGTGAAGAAAGAGGAGAAGGCTGGTGAGGAAGAGAAGAAATGA